The Sphingopyxis sp. TUF1 genome segment TCAGGCGAATCTGGCGGCGGTTGCGCAGGAACAGCGGCGTGCCGACCAGCCTTTCCAGCTCGGCGATCCCTGCCGACAGCGCCGGCTGGGTGACGCGGATGCGCAAAGCCGCCTGCGTGAAGCTGCCCGCATCGACGACGGCGAGGAACTGCCGGATATGCGCGCGTTTAATCATAGATTTTACTTATGCTAAACCGCGAGTGCTTTCAATTTCCATATGCTAGGATTTTGATGCACTATCCCGGACCATCCGGCCCTCGATCGACAGGTAACCCATGCGCGCCACCCCCGATTTCGACTTTGCCCTCGGTGAAACCGCCGACATGATCCGCGAAACCACCGCCCGCTTCGCCGACGAACAGATCGCGCCGCTCGCGGCAAAGGCCGACGCGGACGACTGGTTTCCGCGCGACGAGCTGTGGACGGCGATGGGCGCGCTCGGCCTGCACGGCATCACCGTCGAGGAGGAGTTCGGCGGCCTCGGCCTCGGCTATCTCGAACATGTGATCGCGGTCGAGGAAGTCAGCCGGGCCAGCGCCGCGATCGGCCTGTCCTATGGCGCGCATTCGAACCTTTGCGTCAACCAGATCCGCCGCTGGGGCAATGCCGAACAGAAGGCGAAATATTTGCCCAAGCTGATTTCGGGCGAGCACGTCGGCAGCCTCGCGATGTCCGAAGCGGGTGCGGGCAGCGACGTCGTGTCGATGAAGCTGAAAGCCGAGAGGGTTCAGGGCGGCTATGTCCTCAACGGTACAAAATTCTGGATCACCAACGCGAGCCATGCCGACACGCTGGTCGTCTATGCAAAGACCTCGCCCGACGCGGGATCGCGCGGCATCACCGCCTTTCTGATCGAAAAAGATATGCCGGGATTCAGCATCGGGCAGAAGATCGACAAGGTCGGAATGCGCGGCTCACCCACCGCCGAACTCGTCTTTACAGATTGCGAAGTGTCCGAAGAACAGGTGATGGGGCCGGAGAACGGCGGCGTCGGTGTGCTGATGTCGGGGCTCGATTATGAGCGCGTCGTGCTTGCTGGACTCCAGCTCGGCATCATGCAGGCGTGTCTCGACACGGTCATACCTTATGTTCGCGAACGCAAGCAATTCGGCAAGCCGATTGGCTCGTTCCAGCTGATGCAGGCGAAGGTCGCCGACATGTATGTCATGCTCCAGTCGGCGCGATCCTATGTCTACAACGTCGCCAAGGCGTGCGATGCGGGACAGACGACGCGCTTCGACGCCGCCGGTGCGATTCTGCTCGCAAGCGAAAGCGCGGTGAAGGTCGCGGGCGAGGCGATTCAGGCGCTCGGCGGCGCGGGCTACACAAAGGATTGGCCGGTCGAACGCTATTGGCGCGACGCCAAGCTTCTCGACATCGGCGCAGGCACCAACGAAATCCGCCGGATGCTGATCGGCCGCGAACTGATCGGCGCCGGCGCGTGATGTGGCTCTGGCTGTCGGCGGCGGGGATGACGGCAACGGCCCTTGTTCATGGCTATCTCGGTGAACGACGACTCGTCGGCCCACTGATGATGCTCGATCAGGGGATCATGGGCGTCGATCTGGCGCGGCGGGTGTTCCGCTTAGCGTGGCACGCGCTGTCGCTGCTGATGCTCGTC includes the following:
- a CDS encoding isovaleryl-CoA dehydrogenase, giving the protein MRATPDFDFALGETADMIRETTARFADEQIAPLAAKADADDWFPRDELWTAMGALGLHGITVEEEFGGLGLGYLEHVIAVEEVSRASAAIGLSYGAHSNLCVNQIRRWGNAEQKAKYLPKLISGEHVGSLAMSEAGAGSDVVSMKLKAERVQGGYVLNGTKFWITNASHADTLVVYAKTSPDAGSRGITAFLIEKDMPGFSIGQKIDKVGMRGSPTAELVFTDCEVSEEQVMGPENGGVGVLMSGLDYERVVLAGLQLGIMQACLDTVIPYVRERKQFGKPIGSFQLMQAKVADMYVMLQSARSYVYNVAKACDAGQTTRFDAAGAILLASESAVKVAGEAIQALGGAGYTKDWPVERYWRDAKLLDIGAGTNEIRRMLIGRELIGAGA